gactcggttgtccctctcctccacctggctggaggcagggcccctctaatcctggttagaatatctgttacccactttttgcacatgtgaatcagaagtcccttcaagaggatcagaaatgagatcggcccatctactgcgcccgggggactgctcacgggaaactggagcagcagttttccaagaagaatcttcttttctggttgctttttctcgcaactcccgtgcccgtgaatccaagactgaggtaggttttccatcccacttcctcatgtcctctccatggtcacgcaggtaaaaccacaggttagcccgttgtgtgtactttctctctcctctctcttgggcagaggaacgcttactcccaataactgcaatgcgggcctgtacaggtgaggaggaggacatatctactttgaattgctggaactctcgggacaattcctctacagctgagacacaggcctgtagggaggaagagagacttccttcatattgccggagttggacagccaattcatccaccgtttgtccatagccttctttccaggacattactgccaatgagttggcataggttagtggtgcacttcgtagaaacttccgccacatcggttgtgtgcattggacttcatctggatctgtgggtgactgcgcattttctggatcattataaatcacctccagcacggctaattccctcaggtactggatacctctctccatggtggtccacttgccttggtgacatgtaacttcatccctgaaagggtatctttcctttacacctaacagaagtcgcctccagaggctgaggacttgtgtttttctcccaattgccttgtcgatacccccttctctagacagagatcccaactgcttggcttccttaccctctaattccacactactagccccattatcccagcatcggagcagccaggtaacaatgtgctcacctgggtggcggctaaaatcttttcgcatgtcacgcaactcactcagggatagagatcgggtaattatttcaggttctgcctcttcctcctgttctcgcgatgaccctggttcatcttcatctctcactgagcgaactgatttctttgtgtgtttctttttctgtacaggggcgactgatactggcacaggttggttctctggtttagtggcagtatctgtcaccggggtagggttagccacggtgcatgttgtcggggttggggtagccacggtgcatgttgtcttgttttccatcttttcccccttttccccctgggggtgctgcatagtatcaagcagggtttggtagataccggccagggcccagcacagtgtagtgagttgtgtgtctctgggatagccacagcattttcctttcaaaaattctatcacttcatgagggttctgcagttgttcgggagtgaacttccaagtcactggaggtgagaagttctctagatacctgcccacatcctcccacatgccgtgccacccataaatatccagctttgggacagatctctgggtggtactcttaaagagcctctttgtagccctagacaagacctgaaacatagtcaggcggcatagcactaacagcacacaggcttgcgcatcccaaggatattcaaaattctcaaaaactgttgtaattagttggaaagagaaaaaggaggggaacggatggggggaagtatccccccctaacttccccatgggttgggtgtaattaccaataaaatccgacagaaggtgcccaaagtctggaaattatatcactgcctcatacagataacagcttaacctcatgaccagtgatgtaaccatttcacaagtcgacattgcccagtacagcaaaatgataatcccaatcactctcccagagatgagatacgcaactacaggcaatacataaagcatataagaacttacaaaacgccaccatgtaaacagctgaatcaacattgtgactaacatctatttatctagtataagaaatgcgtatgacaaatttgtttcaacacgctctggccagatctgtcgttatctcaacccttcgcgctccacgttgggcgccaaaaaggactgtcgtggtttcagcccagccggtaacaaaggaccacgcggccgctcgctcactcctcccgcccccctccggtgggatggggggaagacggaggagaggaaaaaaaccaaacctggaacctggagggttgagataaaggcagtttactggaacaacacaaagaaattgcaacaacaacaacggtactaatgaaaaagtatacaaaaagagtgatgcacagtgcaactgctcaccacccgggacccgacgctctgccacttcccccaccgaaaagaagagcccaccccccggcccgctccccctttatatactgagcatgatgtcacatggtatggaatagctccttggccagttcaggtcagctgccccggctatgccccccacctcccaggttcctgtaaaaaaaattaactctatcccagctgaacccaggacagctGGGATGCCCCTCAGAGCAAAAAATCCCCTGGTGCTCCCAGAGGCTTggttctttctcttctcttcctctcagcTGAGTCCTTCACAGAAAGCTATGCCTTTTTTCTAACTCTGGCCTCACTTGTTATGGGGTAGTGGTGGGGACGTCCCAGTATTTAAACCCTGGTCACAGAAAGGAGAGGATGGGTTCTGCTACTTCTCAGTGATGAGGGAGGGTGAGGCCCTCAGCCTCACCACTCAGACCAAGCTATGGGGTCTTCTATTTACCAGAGATAAAGGAATTGCTCTGTTCTCTCCAAACAATTTTTCCTcaagtaaataataaatttaaaaaaaatatggacTCACAGAGATACTTGTGATGGTAGAAATTAGTCATTGCAGTTAAACTGTTTAAAGTGTGCATTCATTCAAAAATGTGCCATATAAGAAAGCAAAAGGTCTTCTTTTGGGCCAGGCTTGAAAGGTGATTTGAAGAGTGATCTCTAGGGTGATGTGAAGCCAGTTGCTATTGCTCTCACAATGCCACCAGCAGTATTTCATGCTAAACAGACAAAAAGCCCAAGAAAATCAGTCTACAGGACTTGACTCTTCTTCATGCCAAGAAAAACCAGATACATTCAAATGGAAagctcatgatttttttttttttttaaagtcagttgATATCTGCTTTATTTTAGGCATATGAACAGTGTGAATACAAAGAGGAATACCCTGGAATTTCcttctggaattaaaaaaatgacatattGGAGGGGTAGAAGAAGTAAGGTTTTCCCCTTCCTTTAACAAAtgcttcaaaatatttagataagtccatttttcaataaaaagagcaaaaatggTGCCTAAAGCTACAGAAAGAATGgtgctcattaaaaaaaaataaattttgatttaaaaaatatatcaagTCTGACTTTTATGAATGCATCTACTCTTCACTGAGCTTTTTGAGCTATCGTCATGTTGGAAAGCTTACCACATTGTTTGGATGCATTATTTGGTTATAAGAAGACAGGGGACCAAAACCCCACGGAAAAAATTATTAGAGCAAATGCTGCAGAGCAACCGGCtgtattttgctgtatttgtgCAGGGTATGTTTTAAGTGCAAGCGATAGCACTGGAGAGAAGCTTTTTCCATGTCAATTTTGGCATGCATGGCATGCAGCAACAGCCTGGTTTCACAGGACTCATTCTGCCAAATCCATGGAGCCCAGTATTGACTTTGctgagtaaatattttttaaggcCTTTGCAGTGCCTGCGTAAGCAATTCCCTGCTATGGTTCTGCAAAAATGCCATTGCTTTTCAAGAAGTAGAAATGAATTTCCACAGTAGCACTGGATATGTTAACACAGTGCTTATGCCTTTCATTTTGTACCATCAGATGCTGGGCAGTGGAAGTGTGATCTTAGAGCAAGCACGTGAGGCATAGTGAAGCATGGGAGAGAGCATAATTTGCTTCATTTGCATGCACTAAACAAGCAACAGCCCAGTTCCTGGCTAAGGCATTAATTGTTTGGTAATACAGCAGGTGAGAACAGCAGGTTGACCACTGTCAGAGCAAACTCTGGGCATGAAATTCGAGCAGATATAACTCAGATACTAGCTTTAGGCTAGCATCCAGAAAGTTTATAGCTGCTTTCTTGGTGGAATATAGTGCTGTTTTGGGAACAGTTTTTGTTGCCTGTTGTAATGCAGCCTATACTGATCTGCTGCAGGACACACGGCAAAGTGAAAGATATAcattgaaagcaaaacaagtttttttaaagaaaaagtcagaCTGACACGGTGTGTCTTTTCTCCAGAGAAAAGCATGTAAATGGGAAGGGAGGCCATTAAATAGGGTTCAGGAAGCCTGAATAGAGCTCCTGTCTCAGACTTTCTCTGTGACCTTAGGAAAGCTGCTTAACTCCCACCCACAAAACAGAGATGATAGTTTCCATCTCCCTGTGGTGTTATAAGGCAGAATCAACCACAAACCTTGGAACTTTACATTTGGCTGTGATAGGCAGGACATGAAAGTACCTAAATGAGAAAGGaattaagaaacaaatgcaatggtttattaaaacacaaaaatgcaaaaatcccTCCTCTATTTTCAGGCACCAGTCCCATGCTGGCTTTTTGCTACTTGTTGCCATTACAGATTTGCTGACCACTGCCTGCAAATGGCCCACTGCTGCTTGTAGCAAAGGCCTCTTTGTCTCCCTGGATAAAGGACCACATCCCGGTAGTTTAGATAGTGTGGAAGTTTCGTATCGCAGCCATGATCCCGCTCACTGAGGCTTGAAGTTgtgcctggggaagggggagggaaagcATTTCCTTAAGTCCTCATGTAATTTTTTATATCTTCTGTGCTTCTTAATACCCAAATCAGTAATTAAAAGTGTAcattaattggcaataaattaaattaagtgAAATTTCTGCAAGTCACTTTTTTGCCTGCAGTACAGCCTTGCAACTCTTGAGCTCAGCCACATCAGTTGAACTTAGTATGGGTGAAGGGCCAGCACTGGCAGCAGTGGCAAAAGaggtgatttatttttcaaggcAGAATCCGATTAGGagtgcctttttctctttcGGTGTTGAGACTAAGGCCGGATGGAGACGGATCCTCTTGTACCTCCTAAGTTTCGGGGACATTTAGAACAGGGAATGACATCACTGGAGACCATCCCCTGTGCTGGTTCCCCTCAACCTCACCACAGAGTTCCTGAGAGATGTGCAGCTCCAAGGACCATGCACAGTAGCCAGTGATGGGGAAAAAGGTCTAGGGCTGCATGCTATTCCCCTTCCATTCCCTTTCACATGATATGCAAGCCCTGTAGAGAGGCAGTTCTTGTCCTGGTGTCTCCTTTTGGAGATGGCAGGAGCGGCTACAGCTGTTCTGATCCTTGTTATGAAGCCAGCAGATCAACTGGTGCTTTGCCTTAGAGATAAAGTACCTGGGTATGATATGCATTGCCACTGGCTGCCAGAAAGAGTGGATGTCCTAACACCCTCAGGATGATTCTGATTCCTTTGTGGCtgagttttttttccctttagccTTCACAAACAACAGACACTAACATATACTGAAGAAGCAGAGTCACTTCTTAGgggaaaacacagcagaggggTGAACCAACAGTTCAATAATGGGATGGGATGTGCCTGAGGGGTGGAGCTGCCCTGCGGGCAAAGGGGAGATGCCAGAACAAACCAGACTTGCCAGCACGCTCAGGTGGCCCCAGCATGCAGGGCATCCCAGAACTGTCACTGCTGCTCTGGGACTGCTGCTCAGAGCTGTCTCCCCAAGATGGGTGCCACCTCTCCCATGCTCTTCAGAGCCTGTAGCACAAGGCTCCACAGGTAAATCACAGTGgtgatatttttctctctcagtgtCAGGGTGTTCTGAGCTGCCAGAGAACAGATGGAGAGGCTGGAGTCCTCCTCCAAGCCTTGAAGAACCAAGGTAGAAAGAAACTGAGCAGAGATCAAATCCTTGTACTTGCAGAGACCCTGGGCATTCCCTCCTGAGAGGGTCCACCCATCCAGCTCCTCCCATGGCCAGCAGGGAGCAGGGTGAAGTGAGTCTGCTGGAAGTTGCCAGGAATGCCCCAAACACCTTCAAAATACCCCAATTCCTCTCCAGTGTACAGAGAGTAGAGCTCTCCTCACTGGGGCAGGGCTGAGAGTTGGAGCTCACCGGTCCATGGAGGTCCCTCCAAGTGCCTTTCTGATGAATTCCAGAAGAAGGAGCACCTGAGTTGCTGAAGGCACATGAAGGGACATCTTGGACAGGGAGAAATTGAAAAGGATCGGGAAGACCATTTGCTGCCCTTCATTTCCTCCTCAGCTACAATTTCTGAGTGCATTTGGGCAGCCTTTTTACAACAGCACAGCACCTGGATGTCAGCACTTCCATCGGAGTCCTCAGGGCTCCCTCAGTAATAGGACCAGAGCAAAGAGGACGCCCAGCCTGCTGGGCTGCACTAGGCAGTATTGCCAGTGGGTGGAGGGAGGTGAGCCTGCTCCTCTGCTCAGCATTACTGACACACGTCTGGAATGCTGGATGGAGTGATGGACTCCCCACTACAAGAGAGACATgaacatactggagagagtccagcaaagggctgaggatgatgaagggactggagcaacTCTGAtaagaggaaaggctgagagagctgggactgttcagcctggagaagagaaggctgaggcaGGCGGAGCTTATCAGTGTACTGGTAAGTACTGATGGGGAGGAATGAAGACAAGGGAGCCATGCTGTTCTTAGTGGTGCCCcgtgacaggacaagaggtgATGAACACAAGCTGAAGCACATGAAATCCCATCCCAACCCaagaaaatacttgtttctGTATGCGTGTGCATGTAGTGTATGTGTTGTGTGTATATGCTTGCGTATTGTGTGTGTTTGGGCTGTGTATGCATGTTGTGTGtaggagtgtgtgtgtatgttttttgTTGCGAGTGCGGTGTGTGGTTGTGTGCACGCTGCATGCTTTGTGTGTGTtatgtttgcatgtgtgtgtatatgttgtgtttttgtgtgtgttcagtGTGCGTGGGGTGGTGGTTCAGGGCTGTGTGTGGCCCCAGCCAGTGCTCGGCTCCATGGGGTGCCAAGGGGGCCCAAGGTCAGCCTCAGCCCCAGAAAGGCCCCAGATGGGGCCAGAGGCATGTGGGAGAGAGGACTGTGGGGCATGTGAGGGTTTATGGGACAGGCATGGGGGAAGTTGGGGGTATCCAGGGGGTTATGAGGCACATGGGAGGTTGGGAGACCCTGCAGGAGCTATGGGGCATCCAGGAAAGCAATGTGACACCCAAAGGGTCAGGATACCAGGGGAGAGAGTTGGGTGCACATCCAGGGGATCAGGGGGACCCTGGGGGGGTTATGGGGCACCCAGGAGAGTTGTGGAGCACCCAGGAAAGGGGACTCTACGGGGCACAGGAGAGGTCAGAGTCACTCTAGGGTGCTATGGGACACCCAGGAGGTTGGGAAAACCCAGGGGTTTATGAAGCATATGGGGAGCCAGGTCCACCtacagggctgggggcacccaAGGGGGCTCAGGGGCACCCAGAGAGGGGTAGGATCGCAGGGTCCCCCCCAGAAGCTGATGTCAGAGCCCAGGCCTGTGGCACCTCCTTTATTGCAGGCCCTAACGGAGCCCCCAGTGGGAGGGAGAACCCACATCCCCACCTACAGCCTCCCCCCCGGCCATGTCAACCCTCACTGGGGGGGTGCGTGGGTGCCAGCAAGGTGCACAGGCAGCCCGTCAAGGCAGGCAACGCGCACATGGTGCTGGAGCTGCCAAGACCGGTAGGCGCAAGGAGGCCGGGTGTCCCTCCCCCGCAGGCGGCAGGCTGTGAGGCCCATGGGTGTCGGGGTGCTGCGGAGCCCCACTGCGTCAGGCGTctgggtgcaggcagccagcagtTCCTCGGCCGGTGCGTGCACAAAGGTGTTGGAGGGCTTGCAGGGCCTCCCCGGGGCTGTCACCCGCCGGCGTGCCAGCATGGTCTCGCAGTAGCGGTGCGCCGTGAGCACGGATGTCCGGGGGTGGTCCACATGCTGCCGCAGAAACTTCTCATAGCGGGTCTCACCCACCGCCcctgccagcactgccagcaccAGGGCCGTGCAGAGGGCCCAGCCTGCCATGGGCACCTGTGGAAAGTGGGGGTCAGGGCCATCTGGACTTCTGGGCCCCCAACTGGAAACCCCACCCTGGACGCTCAATTCCTCTACATATTCCCCCGCCCAGACACCTGCGTCCCTTACAGATCCCCTCTAAATGCATGAGGGGACCCCCCTCCCCAGACACCTGGGCCATCTGTGGATCCCacctggatgcctgggtcccccacAGAACACCCCATGGACACTGGGGTCCCCTACAGTTCTGCACTCCCCAGAAGCCTGGGTCCCCTATGGAACACCCGCcctggacccctgggtcccCTATAGATCCACTCCCTGCCCCAACACCTGCATCCCCTACGTATCCTCCCTCCCCCACTAGATGCTTGGTTTCCTCACAGTCCCCCTCCCGCAGACACTCTGGTCCCCTGACGCATCCCTCACCCgcacctctgtgtgtgtgcctcagtttcccttatGGCCTCGGGGTCTCCAGGATCCCTCCCACTCCTCCGTGCCTCTTTTATACTGGCCCCAGCTGGGCCCAATGGGCAAAGATccaggaggaggagcagggcaAAAAGCAAAGTCCAGCGGATGGCTGGGGGGGAGCCAGGCATCCAGGAGGCCCCACTCCCCCTCACGGCCCTCCCAAGGTCATTAGGTAGTCATTAACGAACCACGTGACTGGCTGCGAATGTCCCCTTGAGTGCCCCCTCCCCATGTTGCCTTGGCCCATGCATTCTGGCCTTGGGCCACATGTCCCATGGTGGGcaggatgcctgggtccccttgGGTGGCAGGCCAAGACATCTTCTAGTTCCCTGGTGGAGGGACAGGATGTCAGCATCACCTCCGGGGCAGCTGACAGTCGCTCCTGCCCCTCTTGGACGATGTGGTATGTCCGCAGCTGCCCTGCATTGTTTCAGGAGCTATGTGTCCCTTTCCCCTGTACACCCTTGCAGGCAAGTTCGTACCCCTGGGAAGTGCCAGGATGCATTTTTGCCCTGCCGTTACCTCACATGCTCCCGGCTGCTCCGCTGAGGCAGAGACAAGCAAAGAGCCAGGAGCCAGCCTGAGCCCATCAGAAACGCACCCCTTTCCCTTGACCATCAGGGAGAACCTGATGGAGCCCCAAGGAGAGCGTGTACCCTCCGGAGGGAGAGGCATAAAGTGCCCAGGAGAGGCTGTCACCACCGGGTGCAAGTGGTCTCCATCCTCCTCTTCAAAGACATGATAGAGACTGTGATGGGAAGTGGCAAAtggaggatgaggaagaaagCGGACAGGAGCCCTCAGCTGCCCTTCTGCAGGAGCAACGAAGTTTAACCCCACCAGTGATTCAAGGCAGACAGTGACACTGGATGCCGACACTTCACAAATGGGCCTCAGCACTACGGCTAAGGGCTGCTGAAAGATGCACTCTTTGAGTGTGTGTCACTGTCAGACCTGACCTACTTGTCCCCAAGGACAGCACAGAGCCATTCCCCTGTCTGCCCCAGGCCCACCATGTCCTTCAGCCTGGGGTAGGCTTGGTCCTGGGCACCACCTTCCCgaaaagagctggaaaaggTCTAAGCCTGGCCACGATGTAGGTGGAGAGTgccctgccctgggctgtgGCGTCATCTCTGCAGCTCTCAGCCTCTCAAGAAATCCTCCTGAAGTCACGCAGCCCTTGCAGTGGGAACAGCGCAGCCACCTGGCCAAAACCTCGAAGACACGGAAGATCAGCACAGCCCCCTTGCTGACTCTCTGAGGCTGACAAGAACCTGCTCCTGCTGGGCATGGAAGCAGGATGGGGGCTCTCATCACCACCTCCCGGACACACTCTGCCTTCCACTGACCTGGTGTGGGTGGGAAGGGGATGGCGTCCCCAGGGGGAAGAACAAGCCTGGATGCCTGGCAAGGATCTGCCTCAGCCCTGTGTCCCAGTGCTGTCTCTAGCTGGCACAGTACAGGTACCCGTGCTAGAGCCTACCCTACCTGGAGCACCCTGAGGCATCCTTGCCAGGGGTTGCTGTGAGGTTCATCAGTGAGCCATAACCTGTGGTCCCGTCTTGTCCCATGGGAGTCCAGACTGCCAGGTGCTGGCCTGGGCACTGCATCTCCCTCTCCCATCCCTGCCCACGCAGGTGGGCTGATGGGAGCATCCTCCTGCGCCACGCTCTCCCCTCGGCTGCTGTCCTGCGTCGCCCCGGATGGTCAGGCTGTCATGGGGTGACGGGCTGCATGTACCTACGGCACGAGGCGTCGGAGTGAGCGAGCAGGTGATGACCGCCTGCGTGGGTTAGTGAGGGCGGCGTGCCCTGCCCCAGGCAAGGTGGGCTCTGCACTCCTGtgcagaggggagaggaggaatcAGTTGAAGCACCCGAGGCAGCCCAGACCAGCAGCTTCTAGTTGTCCCTGCAGTGCCCCTGCTTCCCCATAGCGTGGGAAGGGCTGGGTGGGCTGGCGCTGTCTGGTGAGGATGCCCCGGGGCCTCCGCAGACACAGGAGTTTGATCTCcactctctttctttc
The Haliaeetus albicilla chromosome 1, bHalAlb1.1, whole genome shotgun sequence DNA segment above includes these coding regions:
- the LOC138685653 gene encoding ribonuclease CL2-like — its product is MAGWALCTALVLAVLAGAVGETRYEKFLRQHVDHPRTSVLTAHRYCETMLARRRVTAPGRPCKPSNTFVHAPAEELLAACTQTPDAVGLRSTPTPMGLTACRLRGRDTRPPCAYRSWQLQHHVRVACLDGLPVHLAGTHAPPQ